From the genome of Nitrospirae bacterium YQR-1:
GGGAAAAAGACTGTTTTTAATAGGAGATACTTTATATCAGAGTCACTTTCTTCAAATACTTCTTTTGACAGATAATTGAATATATCTTCTTTTGTATAATTATACAGTGTATTTTCAAATGCTTTATATTGTTTAAAATTCTTTGACAAAAACACAAGACAGACCGCCCAGCCATTTGTAAAATTACAGACAGATTTTATGTCTATATTTTCAGGTAATTTTGAGACGGATTTTTTAATTAATTCAGTTGTTTCGCTCATATTAAACGCAATTTCTTCCCACTCAATTTCTTTTATTGACCCATTAGCATGTAACCTTACATATTCTTCAGGAATTTTTGTTCTGCTGCCTACTATTATTTTTATACCATTTGGTATTATGGAGAAGCCCTCGTTTAATAAAACATGAATATTCTTATTTTTTACTTTTTGAAAATCATCGAATACTAATACTGAATTTTCGTTAAAAGTTCCATACAAAGATTCAAAAAAATTTAAGGTAAATTTGATATGGTCTGTATAATCAGTGGTTAAATAAGGTAGTTTTATTACGCCGTTAGTAAAATTAAAAACGGCTGAAACCAGATAAGAAAAAAAAGTCTCAGGGGTCTCATCCCTTATATCGAAATTATACCAAATGTGCGGTATTTTATAGTATTCAATATAAGATGATATCAGCGTTGTCTTTCCTGACCCTGCCGTCGCTGTAATCCAGATGATTTTTGATTCATCAGCAGCATTTATCCTGTCTAATAACCTTTTACGCATAAGTGCATTTTTTGCTACAGGCTTTTGTATCTTTGAATAAAGATGTATATTGTTTAAATTTTCCATATTAAATTTTATCAGAGTTCAAATTTTCCTATATTATATAACAAATAATACAAATACTGTAAAGCATCAAAATAAACAATATTAAATTGCAGGGCTATACCTTAATTCCACTAAAAAGTGGTCTTGACAAAGGGGTCCACTATAGAGGCATTAAATTATTTTTTTAAACTGACCCACTAATGTTTTTTTGTTGCAATGGATAAAAATATAGGATTTTTGTTACAATGTTATGTCATATAAAGTAGCTTATCAAAAAGTTTGGCAACAGGAGAGCGGGATGGCCGGCAAGCGGGTATTGTTGGTAGATGACGAGGAGTTGGTGAGAGAGATGGTGGCTTATTTTTTGTCGGAAGGTGACTTTGAGATTGTTACGGCGGAAAGTGCTAAATATGCGTTAGACATTATAGATAAAGGTAATTTTTTCGATATCGTTGTTTCGGATATGAATATGCCCATAATGACCGGCCTTGAATTTGCTCAGGAAATAAAAAATAGGGATATGAACTTGCCGTTTATTCTTCTAAGCGGTACTCCTGTGGATTTAAGTGAGGATAAACGACAGGAATTAGGAATTATAGCATGTCTTTTAAAAGACAGCAATCTTGACTCTCAGATTGTAAGTGCTCTTAATGAGTATATTTAGCAATTATGAGTGTAACTACTGAAAATGGAAACATGGTTGGGTTGCCGCTTGCAGGAGGCAATGCAGTCCTTTATCAGCATAATAAACATCAATATAGAATAGTACTAACCTATGGATATATAGGATGAAAGATAAAGTAGAGAGTTTCAGAGAAGCGTTTATTTCTAAACTGCCTGAGAAAATCGAAACAATAAAAAAATCGTGGGAAAGAGGCTTAAGCATAAGGTGGGAAAAGGAGGCGGTCAGGGAAATGCACAGATTGCTTCACAGCTTAACCGGAGTCTTCTCTATTTTGGATTTTAAGGAACTTAAAAATAAATCAACCTATTTAGAATCTCTGCTTAAGACTTTAATTGAAAAAGACTATGAGCCTCAGCCACAAGTTAAACTGGAGCTGGAAAGGGGACTTAAGGGTATCCTTGAAGCCGGTGAC
Proteins encoded in this window:
- a CDS encoding response regulator, with translation MSYKVAYQKVWQQESGMAGKRVLLVDDEELVREMVAYFLSEGDFEIVTAESAKYALDIIDKGNFFDIVVSDMNMPIMTGLEFAQEIKNRDMNLPFILLSGTPVDLSEDKRQELGIIACLLKDSNLDSQIVSALNEYI